In Gopherus flavomarginatus isolate rGopFla2 chromosome 1, rGopFla2.mat.asm, whole genome shotgun sequence, a single genomic region encodes these proteins:
- the LOC127036430 gene encoding olfactory receptor 52M1-like → MSDSNIINFTNFTNSTFILLGIPGLEAAHVWISIPFCTMYVIAILGNFIILFIVKREPSLHGPMNYFLCMLAVTDLVLSTSILPKMLAIFWFNSREIDFSACLTQLYFIYCFSAMESGIFVAMAFDRYVAICHPLRHSITLTNPVVAKIGLSVVLRGIILILPYPLLARQWLYCRTNVISHSYCEHIAVVKLACTDIRISSYYSLSVAFFVIGLDVFFITMSYTQILRAIFSLPTKDARLKTFGTCGSHLCAILTFYIPTLFSSLLHRFGHNVPLHLHILIANMYLLVPPMLNPVIYGMRTKQIRDRLLWLITHKGT, encoded by the coding sequence atgtcagattccaacataATCAACTTCACCAACTTCACCaactccaccttcatcctgctgggcattcctggcctggaggcggcccatgtctggatctccatccccttctgcaccatgtacgtcatagccatcttggggaacttcatcatcctgttcattgtgaagaggGAACCAAGTCTCCATGGGCCCATGAACTATTTTctctgcatgctggctgtcactgACCTCGTCCTGTCCACATCCATCCTGCCTAAAATGCTGgcaatcttctggttcaattccagagaGATCGATTTCAGTGCTTGCCTCACCCAGCTGTACTTCATTTACTGCTTCTCAGCGATGGAATCTGGGATCtttgtggccatggcttttgatcgctatgtggccatctgccatcccctgagacattccatcACCCTGACAAACCCCGTGGTGGCCAAGATTGGCCTGTCCGTGGTGCTGCGCGGCATCATACTCATACTGCCCTATCCCTTACTGGCAAGGCAGTGGCTATATTGCAGAACCAACGTCATCTCCCACTCATACTGCGAGCACATTGCAGTGGTGAAACTGGCCTGCACCGACATCCGCATCAGCAGTTACTACAGCCTCTCTGTGGCATTCTTTGTGATTGGTCTGGATGTGTTTTTTATCACTAtgtcctatacccagatcctcagggccatcttcagcctccccacaaaggatgcccggctcaagacttttgggacctgcGGCTCTCACCTCTGTGCTATCTTAACATTTTACATTCCAactcttttctcctccctcctgcaccgTTTTGGCCACAATGTGCCCCTGCATTTACACATTCTCATTGCCAACATGTACCTCCTTGTGCCTCCTATGCTAAACCCCGTCATCTATGGgatgaggaccaaacagatccgcGACAGGCTGCTCTGGCTCATTACTCATAAAGGCACCTAA
- the LOC127044765 gene encoding olfactory receptor 52M1-like — protein sequence SNTTDFTNPSTFILLGIPGLEAAHVWISIPFCTMYSIAILGNFTILFIVKKEPSLHGPMYYLLCMLAVTDLVLSTATVPKMLSIFWFNSREIDFSACLTQLYFIHCFFMTESGIFVAMAFDRYMAICHPLRHSTILTNLVVAKIGLAVMLRGAIVVLPCLLLARQWPYCRTNIIPHMHCKHMAVVKLACTNTHVSSYYGLFVVFCVTGLDVIFIVMSYIQILRAIFSLPRKDAWLKTFGTCGSHLCAISVFYIPRLFSSLISRFGQNMPLHFHILSANVYLLVPPMLNPIIYGMKTKEIRGRILQLITQKGTRIFS from the coding sequence tccaacacaaccgacttcaccaacccctccaccttcatacTGCTGGGAATTCCTGGCCTGGAAGCAgctcatgtctggatctccatccccttctgcaccatgtactccatagccatcttggggaacttcaccatcctgttcatcgtGAAGAAGGAACCTAGCCTCCATGGACCTATGTACTATTTACTCTGCATGTTGGCCGTCACCGACCTGGTCCTGTCCACGGCCACTgtgcccaaaatgctgagcatcttctggttcaattccagggagatagatttcagtgcctgcctcactcaACTGTATTTCATTCATTGCTTCTTCATGACTGAATCTGGGATTttcgtggccatggcttttgaccGCTATAtggccatctgccatcccctgagacattccaccattCTGACAAACCTGGTGGTGGCCAAGATCGGCCTTGCTGTGATGTTACGTGGTGCAATAGTCGTACTGCCCTGTCTCCTCCTCGCAAGGCAATGGCCGTATTGCAGAACCAATATCATCCCCCACATGCACTGCAAGCACATGgctgtggtgaagctggcctgcacCAACACTCATGTCAGTAGTTATTACGGGCTGTTTGTGGTATTCTGTGTAACCGGTCTGGATGTGATTTTTATCGTCATGTCCTATATCCAGATCCttagggccatcttcagcctccccagaAAGGACGCCTGGCTCAAGACGTTTGGGACCTGTGGCTCTCACCTCTGTGCCATCTCGGTATTTTATATCCCACGTCTCTTTTCCTCCCTTATCTCCCGGTTTGGCCAGAATATGCCCCTGCATTTCCACATTCTCAGTGCCAATGTATACCTACTGGTGCCCCccatgctaaaccccatcatctatgggATGAAGACCAAAGAGATCCGGGGCAGGATCCTCCAGCTCATTACTCAGAAAGGGACTAGAATTTTCTCCTAG